Within the Arachis duranensis cultivar V14167 chromosome 10, aradu.V14167.gnm2.J7QH, whole genome shotgun sequence genome, the region caatattccaacttgttgcatggggttggttatgacttcccaacctcttctttgaatttcatgtcggatttccagatactcattctttttgagcttgaaagggacctcggggatcaccttcttctttgccacaacatcatagaagtggtcttgatggctcttggagatgaatctttccatctcccatgactcggaggtggaagcttttgtcttcccttttccttttctagaggatactccggccttaggtgccattgatggtaatggaaaaacaaaaagcttatgcttttaccacaccaaacttaaaaatttgctcgccctcgagcaagagagaaaagaagagtagaagaagaaggggtttTGTTGTGTGAAAAATGAAGTAGAagggaagggtatttatagggagagggagggtgggtattcggccattttgagtgggaatgggtgggaaattgaatttgaattgtatgaaggtaggtggggtttatggggaagagtggattgaggtgattggtgaagatttttgggaagtgtgatatgggaaagggtgaaatgagatttggattaggagagtgtgattaggattgaaagaaaaggtgggaatatggtaggtggggatcctgtggggtccacagatcctggggtgatcctgtgggatccacagatcctgaggtgaaaagaaataccattccttcaccatataggcatgtaaattgccttcgtgcaccattctggcgttcaaacgcccattggtgcatgttctgggcgttcaacgcccatgtaatgcatgtttctggcgttgaacgccagtttcatgcttgttgctggcgtttaacgccagcttgtctcctccaggcacattcctggcgttcagcgccgggatgttgcttgtttctggcgttcagcgccagaatggtgctctgttctggcgttgaacgccagccgatgcatcttactggcgttgaacgccagtctgcgctaCTTCCAGGgtgaacaatttttttcttctgtttttgactctgtttttaattaattttttttattttttcgtgactcctcatgatcatgtacctaataaaacacaaaataacaataaaataaaaattagataaataaaattgggttgcctcccaacaagcgcttctttaatgtcaatagcttgacagtggctctcatggagccactaGGTGTTCAGATCAATTTTAGTGTGtaatcccaacaccaaacttagagtttggatatggggtctgaacatcaaacttagagtttggttgtggcctcacaacaccaaacttagagtttgactgtgtgggcccttcttgactctgaactgagagaagctgttcctgcttactctcttttgtcacagagggatggccatgtgctttaaacacaaggtagtccccattcaattgaaggactaaNNNNNNNNNNNNNNNNNNNNNNNNNNNNNNNNNNNNNNNNNNNNNNNNNNNNNNNNNNNNNNNNNNNNNNNNctgctgtggctaggaaaggtcttcctaggatgatgcattcatcatcttccttcctagtgtctaggattatgaaatcagcagggatgtaaaggccttcaacctttactagcacgtcctctactattccataagcttgtctcaaggACTtttctgccaattgtaatgagaacaaggcaggttgtacctcaatgacgatccccagcttctccattacagagagtggcataagatttatccctgatcccagatcacatagagctttttcaaagctcatggtgccaatggtacaaggtattaagaacttgccaggatcttgtttcttttgaggtagagttttctgaatccaagtatctagttcactaatgaacaagggaggttcactttcccaagtctcattaatgttattttttttgcacAGAAACTCATCAgtctcaaaaaaaattaaaggacgggttgagtatttttttttatttaaaatttcgtAATCCTTTTGAAGTAATTATCAGGAGTGGGATGAGGTATTCCCTCTTAACCTGCCATCATTGTCCATGTCATCAAATGTCTTAAAGATGTCACGTAGCTGGTTTagttcttattatttttcttgaaCCTTGTGAACTTCTCATGACATGTTAGATAGATAGATCacgttattatttttttagaggaATGTTaaacaattaacaaattttgtAATATGTAGTAATCAATTagctattattaaaaattttaatggtCCTAtaaattttctcatttttctatCCAAGCAATGCAACTCCcctcttttaagttttaacggCTTacgaaaaaatttattttaagtgatatatttttaaaaattaaaaaataataaaaataattttgtgtttaaatattttatataaaaatatctttttattttgtaattatgtTTGGatgtaataatataaaaatatttatgtattNNNNNaaattattttttaataatttaatgatactcaaataaatactaaaaaaaaaaagaaaattggctTTGTTAACTTGTTACATTATTTTCACTCCAAGACCTGACTTATTTGTTGCAAATTTTATTATAACTAGTTAATGTTTTTAGTTTTGGAACCAAATGATATCATTCCTTGGTTTCTAACTCTCTGTATCCCAATGAATTAAAATTCATCCTATCCGATTGGTTCTTCTAGTGACAaagtttctattattattactatcattattattgttaggaGTAAGtacgattttaatttttaagataaaagttaaaaatttattttttttaatttttttgtatttaaatttatgcctaaaatttaatttaattttaaaatcgttatttgaactaaaatacTCTTCACCTTCTTTACTAAAATATTcagtttctattttttatttctttttcaccaCAATAgcatctcttcttttttttttcttcgtcACAGtatcagcaacaacaataaaatcagAAACAAAAGTaatgtaataaacataaaaaatagaattaaaaataaaagtaaaaacaaaagtgaaaaaatacatctatattttaaatattaaagaatCAAAACACAATTCATTTCAACTAACAGCAACaacagaagaaaagaaaaaaaaagaaaaactatcaCCATCTCTCTCAACTtcgaagaacaacaacaaagatAGAAACGGAAGTAGAAGAATCAATAACAACAATGAAATCAAAAGCAGAAGAATGAAATCggaattaaaaacagagaagaaacaaaagcaaaagaacaatagaatcagaatcaacaacaatagaatcagaataaaaaataatgtgattaccaaaaccaacaaataaacaatgtaattaataaaagaaacagAAGCAAAAGAATCAACAATGTAATTAACAAAATCATCAACTTATAAGTAGAATGAAACTCTAGAGAAGACCAGCAACAAGGACGCAAAACAGTGGCAAGCGATGAGGAATAGCAGCAAGCAGCAAGGAGCAGCGGCAATCGACGAGCGAGCGAGGAGAAGGATCAGAAGCGGCGACATAGCAGACATCCTCCCTCGCCGATCTGCTAGCGTCGTTGTCGATCACTGGCACAGGAGCAAAAATAGCGACGTGGCATGCGACGTCCTTCCTCTCTCGCCAGCGTCATCACCACCTTATGAAtgattttgtatgcaaaaaaaggttggaaacgaaaaaaattttaacttataCTTTAGAGATCAAcatcgtacttaacccttatTAATATTAGTGGattaatatacaataaattatttataaaaaatattttataacatttaaaattaaaaatcaattatcaaattaatttttatgtataaatatttttttgttgctcATAATATTCTCAAATGTGacagattaataattaattctttataaaTTCAAACTCTATTTAAAGCTCTATTTAAAGATTTGATGCGGTACTAGATCACTATATATATAAGACGtcgaattttaaatatttattttaactaacaaaTAAGACACCAATTCAAGTTGATTACGCATAAGAATCCTTACCATGAACCAAATGTAGCCCGCCCTACACCCCTAATCAAAAAGGCAAGTTAAAAACACGCTTTCTGTTCTTCCATTTTAGCCTATGACTTTGATACCACGACAAAAATAGAATTCAAAACAATTCCCtgaaaaaagaattatatatacAAACAAAATCTTCATTGAAAATTATGGTGGGTGGTATTTGGGTGATTAAAAGTGAGAaaactcactttttttttcattcaaatccTAACCCAATGCCATCAATTTTCATTTCATGAATCTACATCATGATGTGGTGTATACTTACGTAAGATTGAATCTATTTCCTTGATAGAATAATCGCTTCAAGGAAATTGAAATCATCATCATAACCAAAAATGGCATCAGAATACGATGATCAACTCGGTTGTTTACGTGAAATCTTTTCAAGATTCGACATGGACAACGACGGTAGCTTAACGATTCTAGAACTTGCCGCGCTCTTGCGTTCTCTAGGGATCAATCCCATGGGAAACCAGATCCACTTGTTGTGGACGAACATGGATGTTAACGGCAACGGCTATGTCGAATTTGATGAGTTAGCTTCAGCAATCTTGCCAGATCTAAAGAACGAAGACGAAGATTATTTGTTAAGAGATCATCATGCATTGCTCCTAACTGTCTTCAATTCATTTGATCATGACAGCGATGGATACATATCGGCGCTGGAGCTGGCGACGGCGATGGCAAAGATAGGGCAGCCGCTCACGTATGGGGAGCTCAGGGAGATGATCACGGCGGCCAGAGACGACGGAGACGGTGCCATTTGTTTCAATGAATTTGCTTCTGTTATGATTAGGTCAAAATCTGGATTGTTGGgtcttgcattgttgttgtccGGAGACGAGTAAATTATTCGAATTCTGTACAAATTTACATACAGTTGTCTTCATATAAAGTTGGTATTTAAAAAaaggttaaataatttaatatatttaactaaattgtaatctatcaattattaattaccaacttcatataaaaataactagTCGTAAATTGTTACCTTTCAAATCTTCTTAATGTTTTCTTGATTATTAAATAGAGTATTAAAacacagttttttttttcaatattcaaaaataatattgattTTATCTGTGTTTTATTACTTTGTTTAATTTAGTGTTAGGAGAATGTGTTTGAaggattttaaagatgtattattattacttttcttttgtgtttCTCCATTGAGATTTTACCTAATGTAACATAAATGACTACTAAAATTATCTATTTACATTAAGGCGTGGATTgtaaattatttaacatatttaacTAAATATCTAGCTATTTTGCGTTATATTGGATGATCATGCATGTTCTAGAAAGAAATGTGAATGATCATCAGGCATATACTAGAAAGAAACATTTTACCTGTGATGCAACGAAGTTAAATATTAGATGCATGTCAAATATTTCAAAAAGGTAGCATCATGAGCATATTGTTATAAATTGAAGTGGAGCTAATACATTCTCTTCACATCTAGAATAAAAAAACATCTAGAAAGAACCCAACTAACAAATGCAATTACATATATAAACTTTGCAGCATAATATAGTAGgtaaattaaacttaattaattcaacccaaaattaattgaaaatataagATCAGAGTTGTATGTCAAGCACTACTTGTAAAAAATTACTATATAATCATAGCCATTTTTCTGCACTATTCTGGATTAAACTTTTCTCGCTCACTGTATAAATTCTTGAGGAAGTTGTGCTCTAAAACCAGAACCAGTACCAACTTTGCACCAGCTTATCAAATTATGACCTTGTTCTCCAATTTTGCACTTTCTGGAGAAGAGAAGCAAGACTTGGTTCGTTTCATGAATTGCAAAAATAAACTTTTCGAGCAATTATAATACGGtgtaattaagtattttttaaatattattttatatttagtctNNNNNNNNNNNNNNNNNNNNNNNNNNNNNNNNNNNNNNNNNNNNNNNNNNNNNNNNNNNNNNNNNNNNNNNNNNNNNNNNNNNNNNNNNNNNNNNNNNNNNNAATTAATTAAAGATTAAaagttaaagaaaatattttttattataatatggTGGTGTTTCTCGTCGCCCTATTTTTTAGGTGGCTAAAGTGGTTAAGATTGTACAACCAATCCAGGATTTACATGTGGCACGTTTCATTTTTAAAGAAgagtttttttttggtgaccTTTGAGTTTGAATACAGAAATCAAGGCGAATGCAGTGTTTTCGGTTTTCTCGAGTAAGTGGGAGCAAAATTTTGAGAGACGGCGCAAGATAAATGCAGTTAATtcaatattattcttttttgtaGTGATTATCATCAAGACTtgacattttttaagaaaacaaaatttattttggtttttgagTAAATAGTAATATTCTACCTTGACAAATTattcattttcaaaattaattttaaattttttttataattaaattcgcctttaaaaatttttaagttaatgAAGTTGGTTCTTTTAGCATTTTCATTGTTAATAATGTTAAAGTTTGTTAATATTATACATTAAGtaaatatgataaatttataaaattaaatcaaatcaatttaattaagaCAGGACTTTGAGACATTGGAATCTTTTGGAGTTGATTTGactgattttataaatttatcatgtGTATTGTAATATCATTTAATgtgttatattaataaattttgacacAGTTAATAACAAAAGTGGCAGAAATACTAATAATGTgattaacttaaaatttttgaaaaacgaatttaattaaaaaattttaaaa harbors:
- the LOC107470864 gene encoding probable calcium-binding protein CML15 → MASEYDDQLGCLREIFSRFDMDNDGSLTILELAALLRSLGINPMGNQIHLLWTNMDVNGNGYVEFDELASAILPDLKNEDEDYLLRDHHALLLTVFNSFDHDSDGYISALELATAMAKIGQPLTYGELREMITAARDDGDGAICFNEFASVMIRSKSGLLGLALLLSGDE